The DNA segment CTTCCGTGGAGTTGTTGTTTTCGGACAACCAACGGTTAACGCTCGATTTCTACGGTGGAAACATGTTCAGGCTCTTTCAGGACAACTCAGGAGGATTTATCCGCGACCCTGAAGCCAAGCCCGATGCTAAAATATTAGTGGAGAATCCGAGAAGGGTAGTTTCAAAACTGGAGCTTAGCGATGATAACCAGCAAATTACCATTGCTACAGATAAGATTACGGTACTCATCGATAAAAACACCTCCCTGTTAAAAGTCATTAATCAGGCTACCAAAGCAGTTGTTCTTGAAGAAGCAGCACCCATTAATTTTGAAAAAGGAAAGGTAACGCTGACCTTAAAAGAGCAGCCTCAGGAATATTTTTATGGCGGTGGTGTACAGAACGGCCGTTTCTCACATAAAGGAAAAGCGATCTCCATAGAAAACCAGAACAGCTGGACGGATGGGGGTGTAGCTTCTCCAACGCCTTTCTATTGGTCTTCAAATGGCTATGGCATGATGTGGCACACTTTTAAGAAAGGAAAATACGACTTCGGAGCCAAAGAGAAAGGACTCGTAAAGCTATCTCATGATTCAGACTATCTGGATGCTTTTTTTATGTTCAGTGATGGTGCTTCAGCCTTGTTAAACGATTTTTATCAGCTGACCGGCAATCCCATTTTGCTGCCAAAATTTGGTTTCTATCAGGGACACCTGAATGCCTATAACCGCGACTTCTGGAAAGAAGATGAAAAAGGAACTTTGTTTGAAGATGGAAAGCGATATAAAGAAGGTCAGAAAGACAATGGAGGAATCAAAGAATCCCTCAATGGCGAGAAGAACAATTACCAGTTTTCTGCCCGTGCCGTGATCGACAGGTATAAAAAGAACGACATGCCTTTTGGCTGGCTATTACCCAACGATGGTTACGGTGCTGGCTATGGACAGACCGAAACTTTAGATGGAAATATCCAAAACCTGAAAAGCTTAGGCGACTACGCCCGCAAGAATGGTGTAGAAATCGGCTTATGGACACAATCCGACCTTCACCCAAAACCGGAAGTCAGCGCCTTACTTCAAAGGGACATCATCAAAGAAGTACGGGATGCCGGTGTTCGTGTTTTAAAAACGGATGTGGCCTGGGTAGGTGCCGGATATTCATTCGGACTTAACGGTGTCGCAGACGTTGCACAAATCATCCCTTATTACGGCAATAGCAGCAGACCTTTCATCATATCTCTGGATGGCTGGGCAGGTACGCAGCGTTATGCAGGGGTATGGTCTGGCGATCAGACCGGGGGAGTTTGGGAATACATCCGTTTCCATATCCCTACTTATATTGGCTCAGGTTTATCCGGACAACCGAACATCACTTCAGACATGGACGGTATCTTTGGCGGTAAAAATCCGGCGATCAATGCGCGGGATTTCCAATGGAAAACTTTCACGCCAATGGAGCTGAATATGGATGGTTGGGGAGCCAATGAGAAATATCCACATGCATTGGCAGAACCGGTTACTTCGATTAACCGCAATTATCTGAAGCTCAAATCAGAATTAATGCCTTATGCCTACAGCATTTCCAAAGCTGCAGTGACCGGTTTACCGATGATCAGGGCCATGTTCCTGGAATATCCAAATGCCTATACCCAGGGAACAGCTACTCAATATCAATTCCTGTACGGACCTTCTTTCCTGGTGGCACCGATTTATCAGGCTACAAAATCAGATGATAAAGGGAACGACATCCGCAATGGAATCTACCTGCCTGAAGGCCTTTGGATCGATTATTTCTCAGGAGAACGATATGCAGGAAACAGCATTCTGAATACCTTTGACGCACCACTCTGGAAACTGCCGCTCTTCGTTAAAAGCGGGGCTATTATCCCAATGTCAAATCCGAACAATAATGTGGCGGAGATCGATAAAAGCAAGCGGATCTATGAACTTTATCCCGCCGGAAAAACGGCATTTACAGAATATGACGATGATGGGGTAACGGAAGCCTATAAACTGGGCAAAGGCACTTCGACTTTAATCGAGTCAGATCAGGATAAAAACAAAGTAATCCTGACCATTCACGCGGCTAAAGGTGATTTCGACGGTTTTGTAAAGGAAAAAACAACCGAATTCAGAATAAACGTCACAGAAAAACCAAAGAAACTCTCTGCTAAAATCGGAAACGATAAAGTCAAATTAACGGAAGTCAACACGATCGACGAGTTCCAAAAGCAAGAGAATGTATATTTCTATGAAGCCAGACCGAGTCTCAATAAATATGCGACTAAAGGTACTGAGTTTGAAAAAGTGATCATCACCAAAAATGCGCAGCTACTGGTAAAACTGGCCAGTACTGACATTTCCTTAAATGAGGTTTCGGTGATAGTTGAAGGCTTTAAATTTGAACCTGTTGATCAGCATCGAATCTCTTCCGGAACATTGACCGCTCCTGCAAACACCCGCATTACAGAGAAAAATACAGAAGCATACACCCTAAAACCAACCTGGAACAAAGTAGAGCATGCCGATTTCTATGAAATAGATTTCAATGGCATGCATTATACCACGATCAAGGATACCACCTTGTTATTTGATGGATTACTGGCAGAAACGCCTTATTCTTTTAAATTACGTGCAGTAAATAAGGATGGTTTCTCAGACTGGACGGAATTAAAGGCAACTACAAAATCTAATCCTTTAGAATTTGCCATTTCCGGAATCGTAGCAGAAACTACTGCAGAAAATCAGGAAGAATCAGAAATCGATAAATTATTCGATTATGACGAAGGAAACATGTGGCATACCAAATGGGGTGTAAAATCTGTTCCTTTTGACATCATCATGGACCTGAAATCAATTAACCAACTTGACAAATTCCATTATCTGCCACGCAGGGGAAGAGGAAACGGAATATTGCTAAAAGGCAAGGTATTCTACAGCAACAACAAGGAAAACTGGACAGAAGCAGGTTCATTTGAATGGAAAAACGCAGAGGATGTGAAAATATTCAACTTCGCGAACCACCCAACTGCCCGTTTCATCAAAATTGCTGTCGCCGATGGTGTTGGTGGTTTCGGCTCAGGTCGTGAACTATATGTCTTCAAAGTTCCCGGAACAGAAAGTTACCTTCCCGGCGACATTAACAACGATCGTCTGATTGACATGAATGATTTTACTTCTTACACCAATTACACCGGATTGAAAAAAGGCGATGCAGATTTCGAAGGATACATCAGCAATGGTGATATCAATAAAAACGACCGTATCGATGCCTACGACATCTCCGTTGTAGCGACACAGCTTAATGGCGGCATAGAAGCTGCTAAAACAGAAAAAGTATCCGGTAAGATCGAAATCAGTACGGCAAAACCTAGCTATAACAAAGGCGAAATCGTCGAAATTAAAGTAAAAGGGCTAAACCTGAAATCGGTAAATGCACTAAGCTTCGCCTTGCCATACCTTTCGGCAGATTACGAATTTATAAGCGTACAAAACCTAAATGTAAAACAAATGGAAAACCTAACCAACGACAGGTTGCACACCAATGGCGAGAAAGTT comes from the Pedobacter sp. FW305-3-2-15-E-R2A2 genome and includes:
- a CDS encoding TIM-barrel domain-containing protein, which encodes MMKKLFGDANPKNAVLLALAFPLLVSYIPASAMPKMNIVKQAMMRGQKVISAKKINSTSVELLFSDNQRLTLDFYGGNMFRLFQDNSGGFIRDPEAKPDAKILVENPRRVVSKLELSDDNQQITIATDKITVLIDKNTSLLKVINQATKAVVLEEAAPINFEKGKVTLTLKEQPQEYFYGGGVQNGRFSHKGKAISIENQNSWTDGGVASPTPFYWSSNGYGMMWHTFKKGKYDFGAKEKGLVKLSHDSDYLDAFFMFSDGASALLNDFYQLTGNPILLPKFGFYQGHLNAYNRDFWKEDEKGTLFEDGKRYKEGQKDNGGIKESLNGEKNNYQFSARAVIDRYKKNDMPFGWLLPNDGYGAGYGQTETLDGNIQNLKSLGDYARKNGVEIGLWTQSDLHPKPEVSALLQRDIIKEVRDAGVRVLKTDVAWVGAGYSFGLNGVADVAQIIPYYGNSSRPFIISLDGWAGTQRYAGVWSGDQTGGVWEYIRFHIPTYIGSGLSGQPNITSDMDGIFGGKNPAINARDFQWKTFTPMELNMDGWGANEKYPHALAEPVTSINRNYLKLKSELMPYAYSISKAAVTGLPMIRAMFLEYPNAYTQGTATQYQFLYGPSFLVAPIYQATKSDDKGNDIRNGIYLPEGLWIDYFSGERYAGNSILNTFDAPLWKLPLFVKSGAIIPMSNPNNNVAEIDKSKRIYELYPAGKTAFTEYDDDGVTEAYKLGKGTSTLIESDQDKNKVILTIHAAKGDFDGFVKEKTTEFRINVTEKPKKLSAKIGNDKVKLTEVNTIDEFQKQENVYFYEARPSLNKYATKGTEFEKVIITKNAQLLVKLASTDISLNEVSVIVEGFKFEPVDQHRISSGTLTAPANTRITEKNTEAYTLKPTWNKVEHADFYEIDFNGMHYTTIKDTTLLFDGLLAETPYSFKLRAVNKDGFSDWTELKATTKSNPLEFAISGIVAETTAENQEESEIDKLFDYDEGNMWHTKWGVKSVPFDIIMDLKSINQLDKFHYLPRRGRGNGILLKGKVFYSNNKENWTEAGSFEWKNAEDVKIFNFANHPTARFIKIAVADGVGGFGSGRELYVFKVPGTESYLPGDINNDRLIDMNDFTSYTNYTGLKKGDADFEGYISNGDINKNDRIDAYDISVVATQLNGGIEAAKTEKVSGKIEISTAKPSYNKGEIVEIKVKGLNLKSVNALSFALPYLSADYEFISVQNLNVKQMENLTNDRLHTNGEKVLYPTFVNIGNKETLNGSTELFVLKLKAKRKLYFNLKAIEGILIDKNLNTIKF